The Calditerrivibrio nitroreducens DSM 19672 genome window below encodes:
- a CDS encoding aspartate kinase, with product MSLVVMKFGGTSVGSIERIKNVARIAVKKKEEGHDVVVVSSAMAGETDRLINLLKEISPKYDLREYDQLVSTGETAAIPLVTQAIKELGHDAISFTGFQIGMITDGAHSKARIVKITAERIFKALKEGKICVVAGFQGIFPETGDITTLGRGGSDTTAVAIAAAINADVCEIYTDVDGVYTADPRIVKNAKKLDRISYEEMLELASLGAKVLQSRSVELGMKYNVPILVLSSIEDKPGTLVVKEDKDMEKVIVSGVTADKNQAKITIVGVPDRPGIAAEIFGKLAEANINVDMIIQNVGLDGKTDLSFTVAKTDLLRAIDACEAVKTSIGASKVVSDENIAKVSIVGVGMKSHAGVAAKMFKLLSENNINIQMISTSEIKISCVIDEKFAELAVRVLHEKFVEEGDNVS from the coding sequence ATGAGCTTGGTAGTTATGAAGTTTGGTGGTACCAGTGTTGGCTCCATCGAAAGGATCAAGAATGTGGCCAGGATTGCAGTTAAAAAGAAAGAAGAGGGGCATGATGTGGTTGTGGTTTCTTCTGCAATGGCAGGGGAAACAGACAGGCTTATCAATCTTCTTAAGGAGATTTCCCCAAAGTATGACTTAAGAGAGTACGACCAGCTTGTTTCCACAGGAGAGACGGCCGCAATCCCATTGGTTACTCAGGCTATTAAAGAGTTGGGTCATGATGCAATATCTTTTACCGGTTTTCAGATAGGTATGATCACAGACGGAGCACACTCCAAAGCACGTATCGTAAAGATAACAGCGGAGAGAATTTTCAAAGCTCTAAAAGAAGGTAAGATTTGTGTTGTGGCTGGTTTCCAGGGTATTTTTCCTGAAACAGGTGATATCACCACACTTGGAAGAGGTGGATCTGACACCACTGCTGTGGCTATTGCTGCCGCAATAAATGCCGATGTATGTGAAATTTATACCGATGTTGATGGGGTTTACACTGCAGACCCAAGGATCGTGAAAAATGCTAAAAAACTTGACAGAATCTCTTATGAAGAGATGCTTGAGCTTGCCTCTCTGGGGGCTAAAGTTTTACAATCAAGATCTGTTGAGCTCGGAATGAAGTATAATGTACCTATTTTAGTTTTATCATCAATTGAAGATAAACCAGGAACTTTAGTAGTTAAGGAGGATAAAGATATGGAAAAAGTTATTGTTTCAGGTGTTACTGCTGATAAGAATCAGGCAAAGATTACAATAGTAGGTGTACCAGACAGACCAGGTATTGCAGCTGAAATATTTGGAAAATTGGCTGAGGCAAACATAAATGTAGATATGATTATTCAAAATGTTGGGCTTGATGGAAAGACAGATCTTTCCTTTACTGTGGCAAAAACAGACCTTTTAAGGGCAATAGATGCATGTGAAGCTGTGAAAACCTCAATTGGTGCATCAAAGGTTGTAAGCGATGAAAATATTGCGAAGGTGTCCATTGTTGGTGTTGGTATGAAGAGTCATGCAGGGGTGGCTGCGAAGATGTTTAAACTTCTTTCTGAAAATAATATAAACATTCAGATGATCTCCACAAGTGAAATTAAAATCTCATGCGTAATTGACGAGAAATTTGCTGAACTTGCCGTGAGAGTATTACATGAAAAATTTGTGGAGGAAGGAGATAATGTCTCGTAA
- the cimA gene encoding citramalate synthase, translating to MSRKIYLYDTTLRDGTQAEDVNFTVQDKVRIAEALVDFGIDYIEGGWPGSNPRDIDFFNEVKKSKKAAGYVAAFGSTRRAKLSCDSDDNIQALLQSGAPTVTIFGKTWDLHVREALKISLEANLEIIFDSLSYLKKRVGTVFYDAEHFFDGYKANSEYAIKTLKAAIEAKADCLVLCDTNGGTMPDELVEIINNVKKEIGDYPLGIHCHNDSECAVANSILAVKNGIVHVQGTINGYGERCGNANLCSIIPNLQLKYGYQCVSEDQLKKLVKISRLVNELGNLKHNIHQPYVGRSAFAHKGGVHVSAILKNSRTYEHIEPELVGNKQRVLISDLSGKSNLIYKARDFGLEIDQNDPNLNTILEKLKELENKGFQFEGAEASFELLVRKGLGNFRKFFDLLSFRVIDEKRSALEPPFAEATVMLMVGGEIEHTAAIGNGPVNALDLALRKALEKFYPSLKTMELVDFKVRILSGKDGTKAVTRVLIESKDEKDIWGTVGVAHNIIDASYQALVDSIEYKLFKDAYK from the coding sequence ATGTCTCGTAAGATATATCTTTATGATACAACATTAAGGGATGGAACTCAGGCGGAGGATGTAAACTTTACCGTACAGGATAAGGTTAGAATTGCTGAAGCTCTGGTGGATTTTGGTATAGATTATATAGAGGGTGGTTGGCCTGGATCCAACCCCCGTGATATAGATTTTTTTAACGAAGTAAAGAAATCTAAAAAAGCCGCAGGTTATGTTGCTGCTTTTGGTAGCACCAGAAGAGCAAAACTATCCTGTGATAGTGATGATAATATTCAGGCTTTACTTCAAAGTGGTGCCCCAACAGTAACGATTTTTGGTAAGACCTGGGATTTGCATGTAAGAGAGGCTCTAAAGATATCCCTGGAAGCAAATCTTGAAATTATTTTTGACTCACTTTCCTATCTCAAAAAAAGAGTAGGCACAGTATTCTATGATGCGGAGCATTTCTTCGATGGTTATAAGGCCAACTCCGAATATGCCATAAAAACGTTAAAAGCTGCCATTGAGGCCAAAGCAGACTGTCTTGTACTCTGTGATACTAATGGTGGTACTATGCCGGATGAGCTTGTGGAAATAATCAATAATGTGAAAAAAGAGATAGGTGATTACCCACTTGGTATCCATTGTCATAACGATAGTGAGTGTGCTGTGGCTAATTCTATATTAGCTGTGAAAAATGGAATAGTACATGTACAGGGTACTATAAATGGCTATGGGGAAAGATGTGGGAATGCAAATCTCTGCTCCATCATTCCAAACCTGCAATTAAAATATGGCTATCAATGTGTAAGTGAAGATCAGCTAAAAAAACTTGTGAAGATTTCAAGGCTGGTTAATGAATTAGGGAACTTAAAACATAACATCCATCAGCCTTACGTTGGTAGGTCTGCTTTTGCCCACAAAGGTGGTGTGCATGTAAGTGCGATACTCAAAAATTCCAGGACTTACGAGCATATCGAACCAGAATTGGTGGGGAACAAGCAAAGAGTACTTATATCTGATCTTTCTGGTAAGAGCAACCTTATTTATAAGGCAAGAGATTTTGGTTTGGAAATAGATCAAAACGACCCAAATCTCAACACTATTCTGGAAAAATTAAAAGAGCTTGAAAATAAAGGGTTCCAGTTTGAAGGAGCTGAGGCATCATTTGAATTGCTAGTGAGAAAAGGGCTTGGAAACTTCAGGAAGTTTTTTGATCTTTTGAGTTTCCGTGTTATCGATGAAAAAAGAAGTGCTCTTGAGCCACCTTTTGCTGAGGCCACTGTGATGCTTATGGTGGGTGGTGAAATTGAACATACAGCTGCAATTGGAAATGGCCCCGTAAATGCCCTTGATCTTGCTTTGAGAAAGGCTCTGGAAAAGTTTTACCCATCCCTTAAAACTATGGAGCTTGTGGACTTTAAGGTAAGGATACTTTCCGGGAAAGATGGAACCAAGGCTGTCACGAGAGTGTTAATAGAGTCCAAGGATGAAAAGGATATCTGGGGAACAGTGGGGGTTGCCCACAACATAATAGACGCCAGCTATCAGGCTTTGGTGGATTCTATTGAATATAAGCTTTTTAAAGATGCTTACAAATAG